A DNA window from Trypanosoma brucei brucei TREU927 chromosome 10, whole genome shotgun sequence contains the following coding sequences:
- a CDS encoding protein kinase, putative (similar to GB:AAD31319.2: Mx-interacting protein kinase PKM {Mesocricetus auratus}), with the protein MLGDRYAVLKALGKGTYGQVLLCHDTKTGAQVAIKVARGDPAYRRAAMNEIGVLRALVNNGDTLNMLGYFEHRKCLCIVTEVLQMSLLDILQGRGYRPLPLRDVHVIAGRVLRALAALHDIGYMHCDVKPENVMLRPPTVHHDTEQDFKGTCLIDFGAVRQFRDNRYYDIQSLWYRAPEVMLCVPYTHRIDSWSVGCLLYELYTGEPLFYGANPQDLLSLISHTVGLPRQERSMCGADYPAQSVVWRGNAVDAETNIRHLVLKLRSKTAENCKSGQLLAEEEAFVNLISRLLEPDERRRLSCSDALSHPFFTQHCVHGGHIEPTVFRAGSDEESSVCGSSPSADFVSSSCNAASSGVSVARWEKRPGFAAQSQRRQQLSFPPSDCTRIPLVGVVGHPTGVVITSSQPSLASSIPGSPLHLLLPPVAYPNTVTALHSAPAQVHQQVHVPPLFVGARTCTGAPAPPNYPNNAAASAGRSGIGARFGNDSRNRDNRMMAADPPGPASLQMVRVAPCAAVSSMYKVLVGNPMGPVLYASSKA; encoded by the coding sequence ATGCTAGGTGACCGCTACGCCGTACTTAAGGCACTGGGAAAGGGCACCTATGGGCAAGTTTTACTCTGTCACGACACAAAAACTGGGGCGCAAGTAGCCATCAAGGTTGCACGGGGTGACCCCGCGTACCGCCGCGCAGCTATGAATGAAATTGGAGTGCTGCGGGCCCTGGTAAACAACGGAGATACGTTGAACATGCTAGGATACTTTGAGCATCGTAAGTGTCTTTGTATTGTGACTGAGGTTCTCCAAATGAGCCTGTTGGACATTCTACAAGGGAGGGGATACCGTCCTTTGCCGTTGCGTGACGTGCACGTCATTGCAGGGCGTGTTCTTCGGGCGCTTGCAGCGCTCCATGATATTGGATACATGCACTGCGACGTTAAGCCGGAAAATGTCATGCTTCGTCCTCCCACTGTGCACCACGACACAGAACAAGATTTCAAAGGAACCTGTCTTATTGATTTTGGAGCGGTGCGTCAGTTTCGTGATAACAGATACTACGACATCCAGTCACTTTGGTATCGTGCGCCCGAGGTTATGCTATGTGTTCCCTACACACATCGTATTGACTCATGGAGTGTAGGGTGTCTACTGTATGAGCTTTACACGGGAGAGCCGCTCTTTTATGGGGCGAACCCACAAGATTTACTGAGCCTGATATCCCACACTGTTGGATTGCCGCGGCAAGAGAGGTCGATGTGCGGTGCGGATTATCCTGCTCAGAGTGTTGTGTGGAGGGGAAATGCGGTGGATGCGGAAACAAATATACGCCACCTCGTTCTCAAGCTACGTAGCAAAACTGCGGAAAACTGTAAGTCAGGTCAGCTACTagcggaggaggaagctTTTGTGAACTTGATTTCGAGGCTCCTTGAACCAGATGAGAGAAGAAGGTTATCTTGTTCTGACGCCCTAAgtcatcccttttttacGCAGCATTGTGTACATGGGGGTCACATCGAGCCTACCGTATTTCGGGCGGGTAGCGATGAAGAAAGCAGCGTATGTGGATCGTCTCCCTCCGCTGACTTCGTTTCATCATCATGCAACGCAGCGTCTTCCGGTGTCAGTGTTGCTCGATGGGAGAAGCGACCTGGATTTGCCGCTCAGTCGCAGCGCCGACAGcagctttcctttcctccaagCGACTGTACTAGAATACCTCTTGTTGGGGTTGTTGGCCATCCTACTGGGGTCGTGATAACTTCTTCGCAACCGTCACTGGCCTCCAGCATACCCGGTTCGCCTTTACACCTGCTTCTTCCACCTGTTGCGTACCCCAACACGGTAACCGCCCTCCATTCGGCACCTGCTCAAGTTCATCAACAGGTTCATGTACCACCGCTATTTGTAGGGGCGAGGACATGCACGGGGGCTCCCGCACCCCCGAACTACCCCAACAATGCAGCGGCTAGCGCTGGACGGAGTGGCATTGGCGCGCGCTTTGGAAATGATAGCCGCAACCGTGACAACAGAATGATGGCGGCTGACCCACCTGGACCTGCTTCATTACAAATGGTACGTGTCGCGCCGTGTGCTGCAGTTTCGTCAATGTACAAGGTTCTTGTGGGAAACCCCATGGGACCGGTGCTTTACGCCTCCTCAAAAGCCTGA
- a CDS encoding oxidoreductase, putative — protein MQRKIVAKRLSSNFREATEVLSSPIPSYLKSTELLVKNRFVGINASDINFTSGKYLPGTVPPFDCGFEALGEVVAVGDGIKQFCAGDVVVTQAFGAFCEYQVVPSRSAKKVPLLKCEYLPLDLSGTTASISIGEILKPLRGELAVVTAAGGGTGQFAVQILKKVYDCTVVGVTSSCSKENMLKELGCDHVIVGERESVGEAMKQLMPTGVNVAYESVGGDMLDVVVDNISLRGRVLSIGGISGYSNGGSWDYSEKGKAPLPMRLLSKSASLNTFFLPHYIKYAKLHFSRLCQMYEQGTLQSCIDPSKFKGLEAVADAVEYMYERRNKGKVIVEI, from the coding sequence ATGCAGAGGAAAATTGTAGCGAAGAGACTGTCCTCAAACTTCCGTGAAGCTACTGAGGTTCTGTCATCTCCTATCCCTTCCTATCTTAAGTCAACTGAGCTTCTGGTGAAAAACCGGTTTGTTGGCATTAACGCTAGCGATATCAACTTCACTTCAGGGAAATACTTGCCAGGGACTGTACCTCCCTTTGACTGTGGCTTCGAGGCCCTCGGTGAAGTCGTTGCAGTGGGTGATGGTATCAAACAGTTTTGTGCCGGTGATGTTGTAGTCACGCAAGCCTTCGGTGCTTTCTGTGAATATCAAGTGGTTCCTTCCAGATCTGCTAAGAAGGTCCCTTTACTGAAGTGTGAGTATCTGCCCCTTGATCTCAGTGGGACGACCGCATCTATTTCAATAGGTGAGATTTTGAAGCCGTTAAGGGGGGAATTAGCGGTTGTTACGGCCGCTGGTGGAGGGACAGGACAATTCGCCGTGCAGATATTGAAGAAAGTCTACGACTGTACTGTTGTCGGAGTGACTTCCTCCTGCAGTAAGGAAAACATGCTGAAGGAACTAGGGTGTGATCATGTTATTGTTGGGGAACGTGAGTCAGTTGGTGAGGCAATGAAACAACTTATGCCAACGGGTGTAAATGTTGCCTACGAATCTGTGGGAGGTGACATGCTGGATGTCGTGGTAGATAACATTTCCCTCCGCGGCCGCGTACTCTCTATTGGGGGCATTTCTGGGTATAGTAACGGAGGTAGCTGGGACTATTCTGAGAAAGGTAAAGCACCATTGCCAATGCGTCTCTTGTCAAAAAGCGCGTCCCtcaacactttttttctcccacaTTATATCAAATATGCGAAACTACACTTTTCACGGCTTTGTCAGATGTACGAACAAGGAACACTACAGAGCTGTATTGACCCTTCGAAGTTTAAAGGGTTGGAAGCTGTGGCTGATGCGGTGGAGTATATGTACGAAAGGCGGAATAAGGGAAAGGTCATCGTTGAGATTTGA